A region of the Antedon mediterranea chromosome 4, ecAntMedi1.1, whole genome shotgun sequence genome:
AGGAATTAACCACACAAGCATTAAAAAATGAGTAGATATCTTTGTTTTTTAGATAAACTTAGAAACAATCTTAGGGTTTACTTTTCTAAACATCCAAGATACCCCCAATTCCAAAATGCCATAAATTAAAAGGGTAAAAAGGTTCACAGCCTTGTCACTTCCCCCTTCCCCTCATCATTACAAACTATTTAATTTACCTTTCCAGCCTTCAGAACTCTCTCAACAGCATCAATTATTAATCTTGCATGGAAGTCTAAACTGTagatataaattaaatcaattcagCATCACAAAAATCATTactttgtattaaaataatcaattattccATACAACTattgtttaaatgatttatACTTGTTCATATTCTGTATTTAATGTCTTCATAGAAAACAAAGACATTTTGGTTGTCAACAAATCAGATTAAAACGATACATATTCATAAATGGAAGAAAAAAATGACAAGTTTTAAAGAGAATATAAAGAGAAGATAAAAAtcttaaaaagttaaaatcgtATTGTTACAAATTACATTCTAGAGACACCGgtgttaaaaatatgaatagagTTTGGCACAAACAACTTTCTAAAGCGGCATCGCACATTATGTGGTGGACTAAGTCTAATACCAGACCTATTTAGGTTATAAAACAGATTGTATGTGTGTGGAGTATAAgttaaaatatgatgaaactTTCCCACATATGTATATTGGTTAAACGTGAATGCAGACGACATTTATATATCAGGATgatattgataaaaaataaaatgattgttAAAACTGCTTACTTCATATGTTTTAGCATATTAGCTGAGCATAGAAGCATAGCTGTGGGGTTGGCAATGTTACGTCCAACTGCACCTGTGAATGTGTGTCTTGCACCCTTCAAAACAAATACAGATTAAGAAGAAATTAAACAACATATTTTACACATCAAGACTATATTCATGTACATTCCACATACAacttgtttacattttttaagaTACATAGATAGATATATCTTCCTGTATCACTAGCAAAATCTGTGATACAGAATCTTACCTTAACCTTTCATGATACAGGcgccacatgtgatacacataCGATCCTGTATTATGGAATTTGCCTATAATACTGAACATATTTCCATAcatggagatacagcactgacaACTATACTTACTGGTTCAAATATTGCATATTCATTAGAAAAACTCTCGCCTGGGACCAGCCCGGCACCACCGACCAATCCGACAGTTAAATTATCAACAATGTTGCCATAGAGATTAGGCGTTACCATGACATCAAACTGGTGAGGGTTAGAGACTAGCTGCATACAAGTGTTGTCAACAATCATTGATTCAAATTTAATCTTTGGATACAATTCTGAAACATCCCTACAACTTTCTAAAAATAAACCATCTGCTAGCTTCCTGTGAAGAAGAGAAATAAGGACAATCAAACGTAACTAATTCCGCTAGCTTCCTTTGAAGAAGAGAAATAAGGACAATCAAACGTAAATACATTgttgaaatttaatataattttaccaAAGCTCTAGAGTTTATAGGGTTATCCTCATGCTCTCATCCTGTCATTTgtatatttgtaatattgtatttgatgaatgagcaaaaaaaaaaaaaatgcaaagagcgacagagggcgtgctatttAGTATCTTGGCCCTTATTGGACGATACAGATTATATTAATTAAGCTTTATGGCCATCacaaatttattgaaaaaattcacttttcctgaaaatcaatagaCATAATCACTTAGTTTAGAGTTATTTGCAATAAAAAACAGGATGATCAGTTGAAAATTACGAACGTACAAAGCAAGTAATATGCTTTTTTATCATAATACTTAACATTCAGTTATTCAATTCAACAACATCAATAATTTCTATCAAtgataaacaatacaataaaaaatggtaatatataatgaaacaatacaatacaataccaTTAACGAGGATCTTGAAAGAAGAAATTTCTTGTCATGCAAGACccaaaaatgtaaatgtatgtttattgtttctaaatttatgattttatggCTGTGAGATGAGCCTTGtgtaaatacataaaataaacaacatagcATTTATAGCACAATTTTACTTACATGATATTTGCCTTGTGTACTGCAGTGACTTTCTTTCTATCATGTTTAGTTGCATAATCAAAAGCAAATTTGGCAATTCTTTTGCTGTTTTCTCTTGTGATTACTTTTAAACATTCAATCACTCCCGGTACGCTCTGACAAAATACAAAAGCACATTTAACATTCTCTGTACtgaaatgtttgttttgttttatatatttaggcaaattgccatgGATAACCAAAAGCGAaatcattcactatccttctttaAGGTGGCAATCCTATTCAAGAgaaacatacacaagatgctctataAATACAAGTCtttaggagtggagttgtaatttgtcattagaaaatgacatgacaggatttgaaccctggacccttggattggtagccagaatttgtaaaaattattttttcagggggacaatacatctttaagtattgtttatatttatttgatacaattatattagtagttttaattttgttctgGTGATACCAGGCTTAAAGCTTTCTTGAGCTTACTTGGTCTTCTCAAGGCTTTGTATCTTTTACCTATTACTTTGAATTAATCTGTAATTTATGTGATGAATTGGGAAATAAAACAAACGAATGAATGAAAAGAAAACCCATTCCTACCTCATGCTCCAAAGCACTGTACTCGCCTTCAATTTGTTCTCTGATAACAACCACATCTAGGTTACTATGCCTGTTTTTAATACCTGGCAAGGACTTGCATTTCACCACATTTGCAAATACATCTAATTCACGTCTGGAGAATAAACATATGTACAAGATAACATTTTTaccataatttattaaaaaggaaaaaaaatggtaattttGCTTGTAAGAAATCAATCAGTTAACTAGATGATGTTTTTTGGGAATGGGCGATGATGATTTAttctaattggtcagatgttttgatttaatatttattatacccAAGAATTACTGAGCATTCAGTACAATTGCCATGAGAGCAAGGAAAAACATCTAACCAATTAACTTAGCTTAAAAATGCGAACCTAATTTAATCAGCAATGATGACTGTTGCTGTAATTTTTATAAAGTTcaaagttttatatttattatatttgtttatttttttggtaaaaatattgtgaataaacaaacaaacaaacaattgacAAACTCTCTACTGTTTTACCTGAGTTTCATGTTTAGTGTTTGTAGCTCTCCAGGTCCACCTGCTGGAGTATGGATGATTCCTTTAAGACACACATGGTTTTGCCTGAGTGATTCAACAACTTCATTTAACGTTGCTCCATGAGATTGCACTTcactgaaaaaaaaagcaatgcttaaaactagtttgacaaaaaagtgtgatgtgcccaaatatggtagtgatatgcccaaatatgatagtggcatgacatcatcatgtcacataaagtttgatagtgtagaaagagatTTAGTTTAATTGCTTCAGAATCAGAAACATTTATTGATCTCCTAATGGAGAAATTCATTTGCTCAgagtttaaaacattaaaatataaaaagttcTGTACATAATAGTAATTATGTACTAtataaaatagatatttcattataaaaatacgtataaaaagtgtaaaaacatatataaagaTATAAAACATACTGTCCATACACACAATATTTTGCTaaggaaagaaagaaaaaacaatattgATTTCATTACCTGAGATGATATTCTTCAAAATCTACTGGTGCTCCAATTTGTTTGAAAACCTCTTTGACTGCTTGCATTAGCTCTGGGCCTACTCCATCTCCAGGTATCAATGTCACTGTCCTCCTTCCTTCTGACTTTGGTATAGGTTCAGTCTGTGTAAACATGGAGAaatttatttctccatggtgtAAACAATTGGGTTTTTTCCTACTTTATAACATTGTATATATACTTCTCTTATTAATGCATTTTATACAAGATGTTTCTTGGGATTTTTTGCAATGAtcttatttataataacaactGTTATACAATGACATTTTTCTTCAGAACTAATTGCCTTATTATATGCAACTTACAAAATAGTATAGTAATACAAAAAGatcatttgtttttaacataaataatagtaatacatttttattattaacactTACCACAGGATGAAATAATGCTGCAGTTGTAGATGCATGACAGTTTAACTCAAGTCTACTTTTCGATGTACcctataaaaattaataaatgacaataaacattgtaacaattaaaaaaacaatcaatcaatcaattgtcaaatattaaaatattgtttattattttatatatttatatactacaGAAAGAAAATGTAAGCTTAGTTAATTATagaaaatttgaaaatttgaagGTGCTCTGCCTACTTTAAACTTGGGCGTTTCTTCTAGCTAGACCTTCCTTGTGTAGTTTACTCAATGAATACGGATAAAATGGATGGGTACGAAAGGTATGGTACGGCATAAATAGCGCCGGATAGTTTGCCAGGTCAGGCTAGCTCAATCacaaagtaggcctaacaaATACCCTAATAAAAGAATTATTTAGAAATGATTGCAAAAACTACCACCACAATGATGTTATAACTTACTTTTAATATCAGGCGACAACAGTTTCTAAGCATGTtgcttattaaataatatagtttTCTTCTATCAAAATCAGACGGAACAAACCTCTTCTTTTTCTCCTCTTTGTATTTCTTCTCTCAGAGTCAAgagatgaattgaattgaagagCCGAACGACAAGAGAGGTCGCTGTTACCAAAAGTCGATACCATTATATTGTAAGGttgtttaaaacgtctgcaaatttCTCTTACGACATTAAACTGTAAAactacacattttttattaagtAACAATAACACTAAATAGTCATAAAATGGCTTCATAATTATTTGTTAGGCTTAAATAGGTAACTGCACATATGGTAAATCTCTCTTCCAGAAAATGTGTCCTCATGGAAATAGTAATAGTTAGGCCCTTGTGTCGCGCTTGAGTGATTTCCAAAaccacataaaaacaacaaaaaagtaaaaTCAATCAACTTAGTTGTAAAAATGTTACGCACAATTTATCGGATTGCGTGTcgatctaataataatattattcactCATTGGTaagaaattattaattagttatgACTGTTGTAGTTTTACTGTACTACATACTACTACCctacttataatattaatataaatatagacctctctatctagctaggcctaggcctatctatgGCCAACAGTTCAAGTTCAATGAGTTCTAAGGATTAAGGGAAGGCATTGTATGACGTTAACTACGTCACTGACTACAACATACAACGTTTTTTttcctattatattattataactatcAATACTGTATATGTTGTGGGTTCAACTGTCACATCAGCACTTTATATCTATCCACCTCCTTATCCAGTGTcattatgatattattattattaataaatattaatttgtacaaCTAGGCCCTATTATACAATAGAATGTAATTTTTTGATCCAATGAacaacttaaagatgtattgtcccttgaaacacaacaaatgaaggtcaaaatattctaaatttaatttgccatatcaaagtaataataaaagtcgaaaattcgagccaaaaacaataagtttacgtaattaacaggtaaattaatttgattacatttcgtctaaAAAATCGTCACGaacgaaagtaaacaaagatttcaaaccatgagtatgcattatgagAAAGTgctttcacacagatcgcgaggaagagGAGAGCCAAACAAGCGctttgcattatgagatatgttttgatcgaaaactttgaatggaagtcaaagttatttcagttaaatgatttttttttcgactaatttttggtgaaatttAATAACTactatgatacttcaaaatgacccacttttttcgaaatctttttttaaattttttggacaatatatctttaaaataactAGACAGTACAATATAGTAGAAACAGGTGTATTaaaaagttttaattattgCAGCATACTCCAGCACCTCTGTATAGATGTTTGAAAGACGTTTGTGCTGCTGGTCCATGGCGCATTATTGGTAAGAGTCGAGGAATGTGCAGCAGCAAACCAATAAGCCGTTACCCAATACCTAATAAGGAGAAGTTGGATCCGGATATGAAAACAAGAATGGATGAAGTTGAGGAAAAGGTCTATTCTttgtatatttacattttcttaatgttatattttgtaattttaattaataattttgtgtGTTTAGACTTCATAAATGATCTGTACTAAATATGCCATAAGTTAATATTCTGTAAAATGGTTATGCATCATATAAAAGTAGGTAACTTTTAGTCACAATTTTGTTATAAATTTTATTCAGGTTGATAAAGATATGCTAGTAGTAATACAGGCATTCCTTGTTACTTGTCATTCACAACATATACTTTATATACTTTTACAGACTAAGTTTGTACCAAATGTATTCAAAGCATTGGCTCACCGACCCGATGAGTTCCGTGCTTTCTTCGATTATTATGATGCTTTGATGATGAAAGAGACTGGTTCCCTTACAAAAGCTGATAAAGAACTAATTGTCATAGCAACAAGTGCATACAACAACTGCCAGTATTGTGTCGTATCCCACAGTGCATTGCATagaattttttctaaaaatccTATTATTGCAGATCAGgtaacttttatttaaattagtaGCTCAAAAATAGAGAGTCTGTAagattattttttgtaaatatatatttaggcaaatttccaaggataaccataagtgaattcattcactatcctaaAGGTAACAATCCtaatacaaacatatacacaagatgctctacataaaaaCAAAGTCGTATTTACAAGTCTTTGGAAGTGTGGTTATTTACTTGATTTACTTGATGTTAAGACTtatgtcattagaaaaaaatcctgacacTGACAGGACTCGAACCCAgaacccttggattggtagccaagcttcataaccaccaagccacaattTATACATATTGCTCATAATTGCTGTGCGCATCCATACACATGAGGTATCAAAATatcgtaggcctactaatacatCTTCACTTTTTTGTTATGCATctgaaatactgtatgtaatgaAGCATGGTACTGTATATGATAATAGGTAAATAAGATAGGAATCTgataaaatttacatttttttaatattgtcaaGTAATACACACAGAAAATTAACATACATACCAACAGGTGGCATTACATTTACAACTTTTGCAGGTGGCTGTTAGCTGGGAATGTTCTGACATAGATGATCGACAGAAAGCCATGCTGGAATTTGCAATGGTAGTTTGCAAATCGGAACCAGTGACTGAAGCTCATTTTGAAGCGTTAGAGAAGCACGGCTTTGATCGGGAAGATGCCTGGGACATTGGAGCTAT
Encoded here:
- the LOC140046274 gene encoding isocitrate dehydrogenase [NAD] subunit beta, mitochondrial-like encodes the protein MLRNCCRLILKGTSKSRLELNCHASTTAALFHPVTEPIPKSEGRRTVTLIPGDGVGPELMQAVKEVFKQIGAPVDFEEYHLSEVQSHGATLNEVVESLRQNHVCLKGIIHTPAGGPGELQTLNMKLRRELDVFANVVKCKSLPGIKNRHSNLDVVVIREQIEGEYSALEHESVPGVIECLKVITRENSKRIAKFAFDYATKHDRKKVTAVHKANIMKLADGLFLESCRDVSELYPKIKFESMIVDNTCMQLVSNPHQFDVMVTPNLYGNIVDNLTVGLVGGAGLVPGESFSNEYAIFEPGARHTFTGAVGRNIANPTAMLLCSANMLKHMNLDFHARLIIDAVERVLKAGKVRTQDIGGYATSTDFTTAVINSIKM
- the LOC140046275 gene encoding uncharacterized protein — encoded protein: MLRTIYRIACRSNNNIIHSLHTPAPLYRCLKDVCAAGPWRIIGKSRGMCSSKPISRYPIPNKEKLDPDMKTRMDEVEEKTKFVPNVFKALAHRPDEFRAFFDYYDALMMKETGSLTKADKELIVIATSAYNNCQYCVVSHSALHRIFSKNPIIADQVAVSWECSDIDDRQKAMLEFAMVVCKSEPVTEAHFEALEKHGFDREDAWDIGAITALFALSNRMAHLTSMRPNEEFHLMGRLPKKVK